In Endozoicomonas sp. GU-1, one DNA window encodes the following:
- the kdsA gene encoding 3-deoxy-8-phosphooctulonate synthase — translation MKSKIVDVNGIQVANDLPFVLFAGMNVLESRDLAMKVAEEYVRVTEKLGIPYIFKASFDKANRSSIASYRGPGIDEGLKIFQELKATFGFPVITDVHEPHQCQSVAEVVDVIQLPAFLARQTDLVEAMAKTGAVINIKKPQFLSPGQMGNITDKFREAGNDRLILCERGVNFGYDNLVVDMLGFHTMKQVSGGAPVIFDVTHSLQCRDPMGAASGGRRHQVTELARAGMAVGLAGLFLEAHPDPDNARCDGPSALRLSMLESFLTQMKALDDLVKSFEALDTL, via the coding sequence GTGAAAAGCAAAATTGTTGATGTCAATGGCATTCAGGTCGCTAATGACCTGCCGTTTGTCCTGTTTGCCGGGATGAACGTGCTGGAATCAAGAGACCTGGCCATGAAAGTGGCGGAAGAGTATGTACGGGTTACCGAAAAGCTCGGTATTCCCTATATCTTCAAGGCTTCCTTTGATAAGGCTAACCGTTCGTCAATCGCCTCCTACCGTGGTCCGGGCATTGATGAAGGGTTAAAGATTTTTCAGGAGCTGAAAGCGACCTTTGGTTTTCCGGTGATTACTGATGTCCATGAACCACATCAGTGCCAGTCTGTGGCGGAAGTGGTGGATGTGATTCAGTTGCCGGCGTTTCTGGCCCGCCAGACGGACCTGGTGGAAGCCATGGCCAAAACCGGTGCAGTCATTAACATCAAGAAGCCGCAGTTTCTCAGCCCCGGCCAGATGGGGAATATTACCGATAAATTTCGTGAAGCGGGCAATGACCGTTTGATCCTCTGTGAGCGTGGTGTGAACTTTGGTTATGACAACCTGGTGGTTGATATGCTTGGCTTTCATACCATGAAGCAGGTGAGCGGCGGTGCACCGGTTATCTTCGATGTGACTCATTCGCTGCAGTGCCGTGATCCAATGGGGGCTGCCTCCGGTGGCCGCCGCCACCAGGTAACTGAACTGGCCCGTGCCGGTATGGCGGTTGGCCTGGCAGGACTGTTCCTGGAGGCTCATCCTGATCCTGATAATGCCCGCTGTGATGGCCCTTCAGCACTGCGCCTGTCCATGCTTGAGTCCTTCCTGACTCAGATGAAAGCTCTGGATGATCTGGTTAAATCATTTGAAGCTCTGGATACGCTTTAA
- a CDS encoding transposase: MDYLAQLQQHNTLLKESLALSQKVLALSQKENVLQKELIARLQAQGVQQQEQITQLQEKVEALEAEIRRLKKLPPKPDIKPNTKPPDDSDGPPGTPPATGQGDEADPDDVPKHKVSKPDESTRNQRKQPTKPPPEKSIRVPACGVPPGSTWNGTTPFYVQDLVIKPTSVEYLLDQWITPDGKTVTAKPPANLHGHHYGPTLQAYILHQYFGCGVTQPQLLEWLWDIGLSISPGELSNLITKGNEQFQSEKDEILVTGLRCSSHIQTDDTGARHQGQNGYCTIICNESFAWYATTGSKSRENFLSLLHRPFRTYAMTGNALDYLRTLKYPQKWLRVLQPYVGVTFLSYEAWKACMKEHGLTGKKHACNKPVKP; encoded by the coding sequence TTGGATTATCTTGCTCAGCTCCAGCAGCACAACACATTGCTCAAGGAGTCGCTGGCTTTGTCCCAGAAAGTATTGGCTCTGTCCCAGAAAGAGAACGTTCTCCAGAAGGAGTTGATTGCCAGGCTGCAGGCACAAGGCGTTCAGCAGCAAGAGCAGATCACTCAGCTACAGGAGAAAGTTGAAGCCCTTGAGGCTGAAATCCGCCGTCTTAAAAAGCTGCCTCCCAAGCCTGACATCAAACCAAATACCAAGCCCCCTGATGACTCAGACGGCCCTCCCGGTACTCCACCGGCAACCGGTCAAGGTGATGAAGCTGACCCGGATGATGTCCCAAAACATAAGGTCAGCAAACCGGATGAAAGTACTCGTAATCAGCGCAAGCAACCCACAAAGCCACCGCCTGAAAAGAGCATACGTGTCCCGGCCTGTGGTGTTCCTCCGGGATCTACCTGGAACGGCACTACCCCATTCTATGTACAAGATCTGGTGATCAAGCCAACCAGTGTCGAATATTTGCTTGATCAATGGATAACACCGGACGGGAAAACAGTCACTGCCAAGCCTCCAGCGAATTTGCACGGGCACCATTATGGCCCGACATTGCAAGCCTACATTCTTCACCAGTATTTCGGTTGTGGTGTTACCCAACCGCAGCTGCTGGAATGGCTCTGGGATATTGGCCTCTCCATCTCGCCGGGGGAACTGAGCAACCTGATCACTAAAGGGAATGAGCAGTTTCAAAGTGAGAAGGATGAGATTCTGGTCACAGGCCTTCGTTGCTCAAGCCACATTCAGACAGACGACACAGGGGCAAGGCATCAAGGACAAAATGGTTACTGCACCATCATCTGTAATGAGTCGTTTGCCTGGTATGCCACCACAGGTAGCAAAAGCCGGGAGAATTTTCTAAGCCTTCTGCACCGGCCTTTTCGGACGTACGCGATGACAGGGAATGCCCTGGACTACCTGAGGACACTCAAATATCCCCAAAAGTGGCTGCGTGTACTCCAGCCATACGTTGGAGTGACTTTCCTGAGTTATGAAGCCTGGAAGGCCTGCATGAAAGAGCATGGCCTGACAGGCAAAAAACACGCCTGCAACAAGCCAGTGAAGCCTTGA
- a CDS encoding transposase gives MSSPKFKDSPAEFNQHLMFPTNIFDLLPPDHDCFVFEDIFRHIDTSEVEKQYHHLGQNAYHPRLIISILIYAYSHGVFSSREIERRCNQDLAFMYIAKQHCPNFRVLSDFRKDQSVFFHSSFKQSVLLAHGFPGSHCSGWLQIQSQYIKAQGHELWATESQRSRANGRG, from the coding sequence ATGTCATCCCCAAAATTCAAAGACAGCCCTGCTGAATTTAATCAGCACCTCATGTTCCCCACGAACATTTTCGACCTGTTACCACCTGATCACGACTGCTTTGTGTTTGAGGATATCTTCAGACACATCGACACTTCAGAAGTAGAGAAGCAGTATCACCACCTTGGCCAGAATGCCTATCATCCACGACTGATCATATCGATCCTGATCTACGCATACAGCCATGGTGTTTTCAGCTCCAGAGAGATTGAACGACGCTGTAACCAGGATCTGGCTTTCATGTATATCGCCAAACAGCACTGCCCAAACTTCCGGGTACTGAGCGATTTCCGTAAAGACCAGTCTGTTTTCTTTCATAGCAGTTTCAAGCAGAGCGTGCTGCTCGCCCATGGCTTCCCTGGGTCACATTGCTCTGGATGGCTCCAAATTCAAAGCCAATACATCAAAGCACAAGGCCATGAGTTATGGGCGACTGAAAGCCAAAGAAGCAGAGCTAATGGCCGAGGTTGA
- a CDS encoding Bax inhibitor-1/YccA family protein encodes MDRKPVMTAASTSLGAGVEINKVLRNTYMLLGMTLLFSAVTAGVAMALQISQMTALVLSLVGFGLLFVVNKTADSAKGIVAVFAFTGVLGAALGPMLNHYLGMANGPSLIMQALGGTAVVFFALSGYVLTTRKDFSFMGGFLMVGLIVAVVASIALIFFNIPAASMALSALIVLLMSGFILFDTSRIIHGGETNYIRATVSLYLDIYNLFTALLHLLGASSDD; translated from the coding sequence ATGGATCGCAAACCCGTAATGACCGCTGCTTCTACCAGCCTGGGTGCAGGCGTTGAAATCAATAAGGTTCTTCGCAATACCTATATGTTGCTGGGCATGACTCTGCTATTCAGTGCTGTCACCGCCGGCGTTGCCATGGCTCTGCAGATCAGCCAGATGACGGCGCTGGTTCTCTCTCTGGTTGGTTTTGGCCTGCTGTTCGTGGTTAACAAGACCGCTGATTCTGCCAAAGGTATTGTCGCTGTTTTTGCCTTTACCGGTGTGCTGGGTGCTGCCCTGGGGCCAATGCTTAACCATTACCTGGGTATGGCCAATGGTCCGTCACTGATCATGCAGGCCCTGGGTGGAACTGCCGTGGTGTTCTTTGCGCTCTCTGGCTATGTGTTGACCACGCGCAAAGATTTTTCCTTTATGGGTGGCTTCCTGATGGTTGGCCTGATTGTCGCTGTGGTCGCCAGTATTGCCCTGATCTTTTTTAATATCCCTGCTGCCAGCATGGCGCTGTCTGCCCTGATTGTGCTGCTGATGTCCGGTTTTATCCTGTTTGACACCAGCCGTATTATCCACGGTGGTGAGACTAACTATATCCGGGCCACTGTCTCCCTTTACCTGGATATTTACAACCTGTTCACTGCGCTCCTCCACCTGCTGGGTGCCAGTAGTGACGACTGA
- the tusD gene encoding sulfurtransferase complex subunit TusD produces MKFALAVYGAPANSQAPQSALHFARAVVAGGHEIVRLFFYQDGVNTATAIAQPPQDESNLPEEWQQFIQAHNLDAVVCIAAALRRGIVNQAESDRYELPGHNLRKGYELSGLGQLLDGALMADRLITFGA; encoded by the coding sequence ATGAAGTTTGCACTGGCCGTGTATGGCGCTCCGGCCAACAGTCAGGCACCACAAAGTGCATTGCACTTTGCCCGGGCGGTGGTGGCCGGGGGGCATGAAATTGTCCGGTTGTTTTTTTATCAGGATGGGGTGAATACGGCGACCGCCATTGCCCAGCCACCTCAGGATGAGTCCAACCTTCCTGAAGAGTGGCAGCAGTTTATCCAGGCGCATAATCTGGATGCCGTGGTTTGTATTGCGGCGGCATTAAGGCGGGGTATTGTGAATCAGGCAGAATCTGACCGTTATGAACTGCCGGGTCATAATCTCCGCAAGGGGTATGAGCTTTCCGGTCTGGGGCAGTTGCTTGATGGCGCACTGATGGCCGATCGCCTGATCACCTTTGGAGCCTGA
- the tusC gene encoding sulfurtransferase complex subunit TusC, with protein sequence MSHSVCVISSRAPYSGQSAREALDTALVSASYDIETSLLLMGDGVYQLLPGQEAGDIPRKNLAAMLQVLPLYGIDTIYVDQLSLEERGIRPDALQAGVTVLAGGELPLFIQQHSRVFNF encoded by the coding sequence ATGAGTCATTCTGTGTGTGTTATTTCCAGCCGGGCTCCTTACAGTGGGCAGTCGGCCCGTGAGGCGCTTGATACGGCGCTGGTATCCGCTTCTTATGATATTGAGACCAGTCTTTTGCTGATGGGCGATGGGGTCTATCAGTTATTGCCAGGGCAGGAGGCCGGTGACATTCCCCGTAAGAATCTTGCCGCCATGCTTCAGGTGCTGCCTCTGTATGGCATAGATACCATTTATGTGGATCAGCTGTCTCTGGAGGAACGGGGTATCCGTCCTGATGCGCTTCAGGCAGGGGTGACAGTGCTTGCCGGGGGTGAGTTGCCCCTGTTTATCCAACAGCATTCCAGGGTGTTTAATTTCTGA
- the tusB gene encoding sulfurtransferase complex subunit TusB: MSTLHTVNKPGPAMALCVRAVVSGDSVLLIEDAVYELLSPASRLTALPDGCPVYVLDIDAKARGVAVSAPFEVINYDRFVSLCVDNEKVLSWF, encoded by the coding sequence ATGAGTACGCTGCATACCGTTAATAAGCCAGGTCCGGCGATGGCACTCTGTGTTCGTGCTGTTGTCAGCGGCGATTCTGTGTTGTTGATTGAAGACGCTGTTTATGAACTGCTGTCACCGGCAAGCCGGTTGACTGCTCTGCCGGATGGCTGCCCTGTGTATGTGCTGGATATTGATGCAAAGGCCCGCGGGGTGGCGGTGTCTGCGCCGTTTGAAGTCATCAACTATGATCGCTTTGTGTCATTATGTGTTGATAATGAGAAAGTGTTGTCATGGTTTTGA
- a CDS encoding S9 family peptidase, producing MKAPVAQKIPHSIIQHDQTRIDEYHWLRDEHWQKIVAGDLDFNNPEVLAYLNAESEYKDAQMKDSKVVQEQLYQEILSRIKEDYQSWPVKKGDFLYYYREEKGKNYPILCRRHGSMDLPEVVYMDVNQEADGKDLYMFGPSITNRANTFLAYGYNLTGSMERSIRVRNLASGQDSEWTYHNSTGSILWIDDEHLLVVERDEQARGKHVYKINIHQGPEKKALVFSKPDEFDGMFLSLAETTDREYIMVYLNSGSSQVVYVSPRAAIDFRLFAHGTDDVVFSLDHYLDGDSDDFYILTNLHGANNFQLYKTSVNQWQQKHWQLIQAESNTLSLTDIHFYHHYLIIEQKNNDKALDELVVQDMVSGTRQRVSMPDEAYELDFSGDWDHNATTVRLDYSSPVMPSTVLELDLKTVQTTAVYTRETPNFDPEKYEVRREYAIARDGERIPVTIIHNKGLVKDGSHRALVYGYGSYGYGMTAGFASKLFSLVDRGFVYATAHIRGGDEKGYQWYLNGKMRHKMNTFNDFIDATEYLVKQGYSDKGQIAINGGSAGGLLMGAVTNLRPDLFGCVVADVPFVDVINTISDASLPLTPPEWEEWGNPVTSADDFDYIMQYSPYDNVQARDYPPMLFNSGISDEQVTYWEPAKMVARLRALKTDDNLLLLNMNMHAGHAGASKRYEWIDEEAFNYAFILKCFGMK from the coding sequence TTGAAAGCACCGGTCGCTCAAAAAATTCCACACTCCATTATTCAGCACGACCAGACCCGCATCGATGAATACCACTGGTTGCGGGATGAGCACTGGCAGAAGATTGTGGCAGGCGATCTGGATTTTAACAACCCGGAGGTGCTGGCCTATCTTAACGCTGAAAGTGAATATAAAGATGCCCAAATGAAAGACAGCAAGGTCGTTCAGGAGCAGCTTTATCAGGAAATTCTGTCCCGGATAAAAGAAGACTATCAGTCCTGGCCGGTTAAAAAGGGCGATTTTCTCTATTATTACCGGGAAGAGAAGGGGAAGAACTATCCCATTCTCTGTCGTCGTCATGGCTCGATGGATCTACCGGAAGTGGTTTATATGGACGTTAACCAGGAGGCGGATGGCAAGGACCTCTATATGTTTGGCCCGTCCATCACCAACCGGGCAAATACCTTTCTTGCTTATGGTTATAATCTCACCGGCTCCATGGAGCGAAGCATTCGGGTTCGGAATCTGGCGAGTGGGCAGGACAGTGAGTGGACCTACCATAACAGTACCGGCTCCATACTCTGGATAGATGATGAGCACCTTCTGGTGGTGGAGCGTGATGAGCAGGCCCGTGGTAAACATGTCTATAAAATCAATATCCATCAGGGACCGGAAAAGAAAGCGCTGGTGTTCTCCAAACCTGATGAGTTTGACGGGATGTTTCTTTCGCTGGCGGAAACCACAGACCGTGAATACATTATGGTGTATCTCAACAGCGGTTCCAGTCAGGTGGTTTATGTTTCTCCCCGCGCGGCGATAGATTTCCGTCTGTTTGCCCATGGTACTGATGATGTGGTGTTCAGCCTTGATCACTATCTTGATGGCGACAGTGATGACTTCTATATTCTCACCAATCTTCATGGTGCCAATAACTTCCAGCTGTATAAGACATCGGTAAACCAGTGGCAGCAGAAGCATTGGCAGCTGATTCAGGCGGAAAGTAACACACTCAGCCTTACCGATATTCATTTCTACCATCATTACCTGATTATTGAGCAGAAAAATAACGATAAAGCGCTGGATGAGCTGGTGGTACAGGATATGGTATCCGGTACCCGACAGAGGGTATCCATGCCTGATGAAGCCTATGAGCTGGATTTTTCCGGTGACTGGGATCATAACGCCACAACCGTCCGGCTGGATTACTCTTCACCGGTTATGCCCAGTACCGTTCTTGAGTTGGATCTGAAGACCGTGCAAACCACAGCGGTCTATACCCGTGAAACGCCCAACTTTGACCCGGAAAAATATGAGGTCAGGCGGGAGTATGCTATCGCTCGTGACGGTGAGCGTATTCCGGTCACCATTATTCATAACAAAGGTCTGGTAAAGGATGGCTCCCATCGTGCCCTGGTTTACGGTTATGGTTCCTACGGTTATGGCATGACCGCTGGTTTTGCCTCTAAGCTTTTCAGCCTGGTGGATCGTGGTTTCGTCTATGCGACGGCTCATATTCGTGGCGGAGATGAAAAGGGCTATCAGTGGTATCTCAATGGCAAAATGCGTCATAAGATGAATACCTTCAATGACTTTATTGATGCCACGGAGTACCTGGTCAAACAGGGTTATTCCGATAAAGGGCAGATTGCCATTAATGGTGGCAGTGCCGGTGGCCTGTTAATGGGAGCGGTGACCAACCTGCGTCCGGATCTGTTTGGTTGCGTGGTGGCCGATGTGCCTTTTGTTGATGTTATTAACACCATCAGTGATGCATCCCTGCCATTGACGCCACCGGAATGGGAAGAGTGGGGCAACCCGGTCACCAGTGCCGACGACTTTGATTACATTATGCAGTACTCGCCCTATGACAATGTGCAGGCCAGGGATTATCCTCCGATGCTGTTTAATTCCGGGATATCCGATGAGCAGGTCACCTACTGGGAACCGGCCAAGATGGTGGCACGTCTGAGGGCGCTGAAAACCGATGATAACCTGCTGCTGCTGAACATGAATATGCACGCAGGCCATGCGGGTGCCAGCAAGCGTTATGAGTGGATTGATGAAGAAGCGTTTAACTATGCCTTTATCCTCAAGTGTTTTGGCATGAAGTAG